In one Bordetella pertussis 18323 genomic region, the following are encoded:
- a CDS encoding methionine ABC transporter ATP-binding protein, which yields MIHIENLSKTYATPHGRFEALRGINLHIQQGEVFGIIGPSGAGKSTLVQCINLLERPDQGSIAIGGQALVGLGEAQLRNQRRRIGMVFQGFNLLARRTVYGNVALPLEIAGVARAEIPARVERLLALVGLEHLRDRYPSQISGGQKQRVGIARALANDPDVLLSDEATSALDPETTHNILALLRDINRKTGVTVVMITHQMEVVREICDRVAVLSHGEVVELGSTREVFAAPRHEVTRAMVSAATASDLSEATLAAVKQRIDALAAAEPGRAVRLWRLSLKGVAAGEPLWSDLAREFALDVSLVQARVEDIQGVAVGTLFVLAQGAPHAVKDALAALAAREITVEEIAHEPATDRSAYHVAA from the coding sequence ATGATTCATATCGAAAATCTATCCAAGACGTACGCCACCCCGCATGGCCGCTTCGAAGCGCTGCGGGGCATCAACCTGCACATCCAGCAGGGCGAGGTATTCGGCATCATCGGGCCGAGCGGCGCGGGCAAAAGTACGCTGGTTCAATGCATCAACCTGCTCGAGCGCCCGGACCAGGGCAGCATCGCCATTGGCGGCCAGGCCCTGGTGGGGCTGGGCGAGGCGCAGCTGCGCAACCAGCGCCGCCGCATCGGCATGGTGTTCCAGGGGTTCAACCTGCTGGCGCGCCGTACCGTGTACGGCAACGTGGCCCTGCCGCTGGAGATCGCCGGCGTGGCGCGCGCCGAGATTCCCGCCAGGGTCGAGCGGCTGCTGGCGCTGGTCGGCCTGGAGCACCTGCGCGACCGCTATCCCAGCCAGATCAGCGGCGGGCAGAAGCAGCGCGTGGGCATCGCGCGCGCCCTGGCCAATGACCCCGACGTGCTGCTCAGCGACGAGGCGACGTCGGCGCTGGACCCCGAGACCACCCACAACATCCTGGCGCTGCTGCGCGATATCAATCGCAAGACGGGCGTGACGGTGGTGATGATCACCCACCAGATGGAAGTGGTGCGCGAGATCTGCGACCGGGTCGCCGTGCTGTCGCATGGCGAGGTGGTGGAGCTGGGCAGCACGCGCGAAGTGTTCGCCGCGCCCCGGCACGAAGTCACCCGCGCCATGGTCTCGGCCGCGACCGCGTCGGATCTCAGCGAGGCCACCCTGGCCGCCGTCAAGCAGCGCATCGACGCGCTGGCGGCCGCCGAGCCCGGCCGCGCCGTGCGCCTGTGGCGCCTGTCGCTCAAGGGCGTGGCCGCCGGCGAGCCGCTCTGGTCGGACCTGGCGCGCGAGTTCGCGCTGGACGTGAGCCTGGTGCAGGCGCGCGTCGAGGACATCCAGGGCGTGGCCGTCGGCACGCTGTTCGTACTGGCGCAAGGCGCGCCGCACGCGGTCAAGGACGCGCTCGCCGCGCTGGCCGCCCGTGAAATCACCGTAGAAGAAATCGCCCATGAGCCCGCAACTGATCGATCTGCTTATCACGTCGCTGCATGA
- a CDS encoding methionine ABC transporter permease has protein sequence MSPQLIDLLITSLHETLLMVGVSGAISVVVGIPLGVLLIVTGRGGMLQNLAVNRVLAAVVNGTRSVPFIILMVAIIPFTRLLVQTSIGTTAAIVPLAVAAIPFMARVAENAMREVDPGLITAARAMGTSPLQIICKVLLPEALPGLVAATIVTIVSLIGYSAMAGAIGGGGLGDLGIRYGYQRFLPEVMLAVVVVLIALVQVVQSLGDWLVRRMSHR, from the coding sequence ATGAGCCCGCAACTGATCGATCTGCTTATCACGTCGCTGCATGAGACCCTGCTGATGGTCGGCGTGTCCGGCGCCATTTCGGTGGTGGTCGGCATTCCGCTGGGCGTGCTGCTCATCGTCACCGGACGCGGCGGCATGCTGCAGAACCTGGCGGTCAACCGGGTGCTGGCGGCCGTCGTCAACGGCACGCGCTCGGTGCCTTTCATCATCCTGATGGTGGCCATCATCCCGTTCACCCGCCTGCTGGTGCAGACCTCCATCGGCACCACCGCAGCCATTGTTCCGCTGGCGGTGGCGGCGATTCCCTTCATGGCCCGCGTTGCCGAGAACGCCATGCGCGAAGTGGATCCAGGCCTGATCACCGCGGCGCGCGCCATGGGCACCTCGCCCTTGCAGATCATCTGCAAGGTGCTGCTGCCCGAGGCCCTGCCTGGCCTGGTGGCCGCCACCATCGTCACCATCGTCAGCCTGATCGGCTACTCGGCCATGGCCGGCGCCATCGGCGGCGGCGGCCTGGGCGATCTGGGCATCCGTTATGGCTACCAGCGCTTCCTGCCTGAAGTCATGCTGGCTGTCGTGGTCGTGCTGATCGCGCTGGTGCAGGTCGTCCAGAGCCTGGGCGACTGGCTGGTGCGCCGCATGTCGCACCGCTGA
- a CDS encoding iron-containing alcohol dehydrogenase: MAMFEFCTHARTLVGAGASDALGETLAARWGASRVLLVTDGALVSLGLAGRLRDALTSAGHTVAMFDEVVADPPESVVERAITAARDARAQMIVGFGGGSSMDVAKLAAAFAGTTQDLRQAYGIGLVAGPRLPLVQVPTTAGTGSEATPIAVVTTGEGAKAGVISPVLYADLAVLDASLTLGLPPAITAATGIDAMVHATEAYTSRVLKNPISDALAREALRLLFRALPVACRDGGDLAARQDMLLGAMLAGQAFANAPVGAVHALAYPLGSAFHVPHGLSNSLVLGPVLRFNSLRCETQYAELADVILPGHAGGVAEKAAAFVQAMAEVAGALELPTRLAQVGVTAADIPALAGLALQQQRLLANNPRDVTLADATRLYEEAF; encoded by the coding sequence GTGGCGATGTTTGAGTTCTGTACGCATGCGAGGACGCTGGTTGGCGCTGGCGCCAGCGACGCCCTGGGAGAGACGCTGGCGGCCCGGTGGGGCGCGAGCCGCGTCCTGCTGGTGACGGACGGCGCGCTGGTTTCACTGGGCCTGGCGGGCCGGCTGCGCGACGCGCTGACCAGCGCGGGCCATACGGTGGCCATGTTCGATGAGGTGGTCGCGGATCCGCCGGAGTCGGTGGTCGAGCGCGCCATCACGGCGGCGCGCGATGCCCGGGCCCAGATGATCGTGGGCTTTGGCGGAGGTTCTTCGATGGATGTGGCCAAGCTGGCTGCCGCATTCGCCGGGACGACGCAGGACTTGCGCCAAGCCTATGGCATAGGCCTGGTCGCGGGGCCGCGCTTGCCGCTGGTGCAGGTGCCGACCACGGCGGGCACCGGCTCGGAGGCCACGCCGATCGCCGTCGTGACGACCGGCGAGGGCGCCAAGGCCGGCGTCATCTCGCCCGTGCTGTACGCCGACCTGGCCGTCCTGGACGCCTCCTTGACGCTGGGCCTGCCGCCGGCCATCACCGCGGCCACCGGTATCGATGCCATGGTGCACGCGACCGAAGCATATACCAGCCGGGTGCTCAAGAATCCCATTTCCGACGCCCTGGCGCGCGAAGCGTTGCGGTTGCTGTTTCGCGCGTTGCCGGTCGCTTGCCGCGACGGCGGCGACCTGGCGGCGCGGCAGGACATGCTGCTGGGCGCGATGCTGGCGGGCCAGGCGTTCGCCAATGCGCCGGTGGGCGCCGTGCATGCGCTGGCCTATCCGTTGGGCAGCGCATTCCATGTGCCGCACGGGCTGTCCAATTCCCTGGTGCTGGGGCCGGTGCTGCGGTTCAATTCGCTGCGTTGCGAGACCCAGTACGCGGAGCTGGCGGACGTGATCCTGCCGGGGCATGCCGGCGGCGTGGCGGAAAAGGCCGCCGCGTTCGTGCAGGCGATGGCCGAGGTGGCAGGGGCGCTGGAACTGCCGACGCGGCTGGCGCAGGTCGGCGTCACGGCGGCGGACATCCCGGCGCTGGCCGGGCTGGCCCTGCAGCAACAGCGCCTGCTGGCGAACAATCCGCGCGATGTCACGCTGGCCGACGCCACGCGACTCTACGAAGAGGCGTTCTGA
- a CDS encoding glycoside hydrolase family 31 protein produces MPPKFDFAHTTQLDTVELLTSRPSRIDFDAGDGLHLVVEAHAPGVYRLRCGEASLLTDEKSSARARAVAEMLLARQEAVGEATLTPRDDGGGWRIAQGDTTLEVLSDPVRVKLYRGDQEVFASEVSAHTPAFGHNALDETDEAVWTVGLGLEGAEPVYGLGETPGDLNRRGEAVVSDDPEHRALPLAWSPRGWGVYANTMRRVEHAVGLEPAEGAYVLTIDDPVLDLFLFVGEPAEILNQYTALTGRAGQPVLWAMGAWLQQADGQMPTETAALVARLRDQQIALDAVTLALPAAWSFQADKPVLEWDAQRFPDARQMLALFHKHHVHVAASGFPGVLKSSLLFEELEDRGWLLTRDDGSAQVFDGNAATGGQPYGLLDLSYRDAYAMWVERHRQLIEDGLDAPACDAQIAIPDGVSARNGETGPALRTMYPLLARRALFDAVAGLKVPPEGVVPSTDLFPAAQRLPWQVGPRVTNDWAGLEHSLRTALSIGASGVPVQVHALGSAQAPLEGMTAELYLRWLGACVLSANFSFQGVPGLLPDAFGEEALAHARTWMQWRYRLIPYVLGAIEDSARTGLPVQRSMAMSFPHDPHAHAWDLQYLLGPALLVAPVTQPGKQVRVYLPKGDAWWDLNTGHRYEGGTTWTVECELDRYPVFGREGHMLCLGPAAQHTGEFNSARILDEVWMFGMPVHNPVVMRNKIRVMQMQGSSYIKGLEGLRILPSEGLEVKRRGAEVRISRAR; encoded by the coding sequence GTGCCGCCGAAGTTCGACTTTGCTCATACTACCCAGCTCGACACCGTCGAGTTGTTGACGTCCCGCCCTAGCCGCATCGACTTCGACGCGGGCGACGGCTTGCACCTGGTAGTCGAAGCGCACGCGCCGGGCGTATACCGCCTGCGTTGTGGCGAGGCGAGTCTCCTCACCGATGAAAAATCCAGCGCGCGTGCGCGCGCCGTGGCTGAAATGTTGCTGGCGCGCCAGGAGGCCGTGGGCGAGGCGACGTTGACGCCGCGCGACGACGGCGGCGGCTGGCGTATCGCCCAGGGCGATACCACGCTTGAGGTGCTCTCCGATCCCGTGCGCGTGAAACTGTATCGCGGCGACCAGGAAGTCTTTGCTTCCGAAGTGTCCGCGCATACGCCCGCGTTCGGCCACAACGCGCTCGACGAAACCGACGAGGCCGTGTGGACCGTGGGCCTGGGCCTGGAGGGCGCCGAGCCCGTCTATGGCCTGGGCGAAACGCCGGGAGATCTCAACCGCCGCGGCGAAGCCGTGGTGTCCGATGACCCCGAGCATCGCGCCTTGCCGCTGGCCTGGAGCCCGCGCGGCTGGGGCGTGTACGCCAACACGATGCGGCGCGTCGAGCACGCGGTGGGCCTGGAGCCCGCCGAGGGCGCCTATGTGCTCACCATCGACGACCCGGTGCTGGACCTGTTCCTGTTCGTCGGCGAGCCGGCCGAGATCCTCAACCAGTACACCGCGCTGACCGGCCGCGCCGGCCAGCCGGTGCTGTGGGCGATGGGCGCATGGCTGCAGCAGGCCGACGGCCAGATGCCGACCGAGACGGCGGCCCTGGTGGCGCGCCTGCGCGATCAGCAGATTGCGCTGGATGCCGTGACGCTGGCCTTGCCGGCGGCCTGGAGCTTCCAGGCCGACAAGCCGGTGCTCGAGTGGGATGCCCAGCGCTTCCCCGACGCGCGCCAGATGCTGGCGCTGTTCCACAAGCATCATGTCCATGTGGCGGCGAGCGGTTTTCCGGGCGTGCTGAAATCCAGCCTGTTGTTCGAAGAGCTGGAAGACCGCGGTTGGCTGCTGACGCGCGACGATGGCAGCGCCCAGGTGTTCGACGGCAACGCCGCCACCGGCGGGCAGCCCTACGGCCTGCTGGATCTGTCGTATCGCGACGCTTACGCGATGTGGGTGGAGCGGCACCGCCAGTTGATCGAGGACGGCCTGGACGCGCCGGCCTGCGACGCGCAGATCGCGATTCCCGATGGCGTGTCGGCGCGCAACGGCGAAACCGGCCCGGCGCTGCGCACCATGTATCCACTGCTGGCCCGCCGTGCGCTGTTCGACGCGGTGGCCGGCCTGAAAGTGCCGCCCGAGGGCGTGGTGCCCAGCACCGACCTGTTCCCGGCGGCGCAGCGCCTGCCGTGGCAGGTGGGCCCGCGCGTGACCAACGACTGGGCCGGGCTGGAGCACAGCCTGCGCACCGCGCTGTCGATCGGCGCGAGCGGCGTGCCGGTGCAGGTGCATGCGCTGGGTTCGGCGCAGGCGCCGCTCGAGGGCATGACCGCCGAGCTGTACCTGCGCTGGCTGGGGGCCTGCGTGCTGTCGGCCAATTTCAGCTTCCAGGGCGTCCCTGGCCTGCTGCCCGACGCCTTCGGCGAAGAAGCCCTGGCGCATGCCCGCACCTGGATGCAGTGGCGCTACCGCCTGATTCCCTACGTGCTCGGCGCCATCGAGGACTCGGCGCGTACCGGCCTGCCGGTGCAGCGTTCGATGGCCATGTCGTTCCCGCACGATCCGCATGCGCATGCCTGGGACCTGCAATACCTGCTGGGGCCGGCCTTGCTGGTCGCGCCGGTGACGCAGCCGGGCAAGCAGGTGCGCGTCTACCTGCCCAAGGGCGACGCCTGGTGGGACCTCAACACCGGCCACCGCTACGAGGGCGGCACGACCTGGACCGTCGAGTGCGAACTGGACCGCTACCCCGTGTTCGGCCGCGAAGGCCACATGCTCTGTCTCGGCCCGGCCGCGCAGCACACGGGCGAGTTCAACTCGGCGCGTATCCTGGACGAGGTCTGGATGTTCGGCATGCCGGTCCACAATCCGGTGGTCATGCGCAATAAAATCCGCGTAATGCAAATGCAGGGTTCCAGCTATATCAAGGGGCTGGAAGGACTGCGCATCCTGCCTTCCGAAGGGCTGGAAGTGAAGCGCCGCGGCGCTGAAGTCCGCATCTCGCGCGCTCGTTGA
- a CDS encoding MetQ/NlpA family ABC transporter substrate-binding protein yields MSTKFLKTLAAFALGAAVFAQPALAQDKPLKIGVTAGPHAQIFEVVKQEAAKQGLNIQVIEFSDYVQPNVALASGDLDANSYQHQPYLDNANADRGYKLVSIAKTVIFPIGVYSKKVKNLNELKDGARIGIPNDPTNGGRALLLLQEHGLIKLRPEAGLKATPIDVVENPRKLRFIELDAAQLPRSLDDTDASAVNTNFALEAGLDPSKDALVRESAESPYANVLVVREQDKDRADLRKLVSIYQSAPVREFILGKYKGAVVAAW; encoded by the coding sequence ATGAGCACCAAGTTCCTGAAAACCCTCGCCGCGTTCGCCCTGGGCGCCGCCGTGTTTGCGCAGCCTGCGCTGGCGCAGGACAAGCCGCTGAAGATCGGCGTGACCGCCGGTCCGCACGCGCAGATCTTCGAGGTGGTCAAGCAGGAGGCCGCCAAGCAGGGCCTGAATATCCAGGTCATCGAGTTCTCGGACTACGTGCAGCCCAACGTGGCGCTGGCGTCCGGCGACCTCGACGCCAACAGCTACCAGCACCAGCCGTACCTGGACAACGCCAATGCCGACCGCGGCTACAAGCTGGTCAGCATCGCCAAGACCGTGATCTTCCCCATCGGCGTCTACAGCAAGAAGGTCAAGAACCTGAACGAGCTGAAGGACGGCGCGCGCATCGGCATCCCCAACGATCCCACCAACGGCGGGCGCGCCTTGCTGCTCTTGCAGGAGCATGGCCTGATCAAGTTGCGTCCGGAAGCCGGCCTGAAGGCCACGCCGATCGATGTGGTGGAGAATCCGCGCAAGCTGCGCTTCATCGAACTGGACGCCGCCCAACTGCCGCGCTCGCTGGACGACACCGACGCCTCCGCCGTGAATACCAATTTCGCGCTGGAAGCCGGCCTGGATCCGAGCAAGGACGCGCTGGTGCGCGAATCGGCCGAGTCGCCTTATGCCAACGTCCTGGTGGTGCGCGAGCAGGACAAGGACCGCGCCGACCTGCGCAAGCTGGTTTCCATCTACCAGAGCGCGCCGGTCAGGGAGTTCATCCTCGGCAAGTACAAGGGCGCCGTGGTCGCCGCCTGGTAA